One genomic region from Haloterrigena gelatinilytica encodes:
- a CDS encoding type 1 glutamine amidotransferase domain-containing protein: MVDIDVDGSELEDVSVAVFLAQEGTEEVEFVEPKDLVTDAGATVDVVGSETGEGQTVNNDLEESESYEIEKGFDEVSADDYDAVIVPGGTVGADTLRTRDEGVELLRQHVEAGKPTAVICHGPWTLVEADVVDGKQLTSYHSLQTDVRNAGGEWVDEEVVVDDGLITSRNPDDLEAFCETILEEFDERS, encoded by the coding sequence ATGGTAGATATCGACGTCGACGGCAGCGAACTCGAGGACGTGTCGGTCGCGGTGTTCCTCGCGCAGGAGGGCACCGAGGAGGTAGAGTTCGTCGAACCGAAGGACCTCGTCACCGACGCCGGTGCGACGGTCGACGTCGTCGGGAGCGAGACCGGCGAGGGGCAGACGGTGAACAACGACTTGGAGGAGAGCGAGAGCTACGAGATCGAGAAGGGCTTCGACGAGGTCTCCGCGGACGACTACGACGCGGTGATCGTCCCCGGGGGCACCGTCGGCGCGGACACCCTCCGGACGCGAGACGAGGGCGTCGAACTGCTCCGCCAGCACGTCGAGGCCGGCAAGCCGACGGCCGTCATCTGTCACGGCCCGTGGACGCTGGTCGAGGCGGACGTCGTCGACGGGAAGCAACTGACCTCCTACCACAGCCTCCAGACCGACGTCCGTAACGCCGGCGGCGAGTGGGTCGACGAGGAGGTCGTCGTCGACGACGGCCTGATCACGAGTCGGAACCCGGACGACCTCGAGGCCTTCTGCGAGACGATCCTCGAGGAATTCGACGAGCGGAGCTAA
- a CDS encoding YbjQ family protein produces MDEITITTTDRLEGREIVEYRGIVSGEAIIGANVVSDIAAGIRDIVGGRSGSYEKKIATGREEAVADIRAEAEELGADAVVGASFDYEEMGEGMLWVNLSGTAVTTRLE; encoded by the coding sequence ATGGACGAGATCACCATCACAACGACGGATCGTCTCGAGGGCCGAGAGATCGTCGAGTACCGCGGCATCGTCTCGGGCGAGGCGATCATCGGCGCGAACGTCGTCAGCGATATCGCCGCCGGTATCCGCGATATCGTCGGCGGGCGCAGCGGCTCCTACGAGAAGAAGATCGCGACGGGCCGCGAGGAGGCGGTCGCCGACATCCGCGCGGAGGCCGAGGAACTCGGCGCCGACGCCGTCGTCGGCGCGTCGTTCGATTACGAGGAGATGGGCGAGGGAATGCTGTGGGTCAACCTCTCGGGAACCGCGGTGACGACGCGTCTCGAGTAG
- a CDS encoding multicopper oxidase family protein encodes MSEHAPAAGTGISRRKLLLVSGAAGISAFAGCATGGTPSETGPETVPRTVADHSSPDLEKWIDEVPRPGAAEPTGTKDGQPYYELEMNEFEQKLHSDLPPTTVWGYDGQFPGPTIEAEQGEPIYVRWQNDLPDEHLLPVDTTVHEELIPYDIDGVRTVTHLHGGNVEAASDGKAMGWFTRDFAEKGPKFEKKDYYYVNDQPPATLWYHDHAVGITRLNVYAGLAGFYLLRNDHERELGLPEDEYEIPLVIQDRSIDEDGSLFYPSAVSADRGGDDSHPETSIVPEFYGDVPVVNGKAWPRLSVEPETYRFRLLNGSNSRYYNLELLEYDEATGETGGAGPSFVQVGNDGGLLSEPVEIDGRLEMGVGQRADVAVDFSDYAGETLLLHNDAPSLYRGSVDNSDETKPLSEIVLVDVAESGSAEEPETVPETLTDVPDLRAESVDQHRHLTLATGSDEYGRMKHFLGNREQSSGYALDDPVTEEPELGSTEIWSIANNTAMSHPMHLHLVHFQVLGRESLSDYDSDTDGVDPDALESPEPYELGWNDVVTVDPAEVVHVIVHFGEYEGLFNDQTGEYMWHCHMIEHEDYDMMRPFRVLPADDDSDE; translated from the coding sequence ATGAGCGAACACGCTCCGGCTGCCGGAACGGGAATCTCGCGGCGGAAGCTCCTCCTGGTCTCCGGTGCGGCGGGAATTTCCGCCTTCGCGGGCTGTGCCACGGGCGGTACGCCGTCTGAGACCGGACCGGAGACGGTCCCGCGGACCGTCGCGGACCACTCGTCGCCCGACCTCGAGAAGTGGATCGACGAGGTACCGCGTCCGGGCGCCGCAGAGCCGACCGGGACGAAGGACGGACAGCCCTACTACGAACTCGAGATGAACGAGTTCGAACAGAAACTCCACAGCGACCTGCCGCCGACGACCGTTTGGGGGTACGACGGGCAGTTCCCCGGCCCGACGATCGAGGCCGAGCAGGGCGAGCCGATCTACGTGCGGTGGCAGAACGACCTGCCGGACGAGCACCTCCTGCCGGTCGACACGACGGTTCACGAGGAGCTGATCCCGTACGATATCGACGGCGTTCGGACCGTCACGCACCTCCACGGCGGGAACGTCGAAGCCGCGAGCGACGGCAAGGCCATGGGATGGTTCACCCGTGACTTCGCGGAAAAGGGTCCGAAATTCGAAAAAAAGGACTACTACTACGTCAACGACCAGCCGCCGGCGACGCTGTGGTATCACGACCACGCGGTCGGCATCACGCGACTGAACGTCTACGCCGGCCTCGCGGGGTTCTATCTCCTCCGGAACGACCACGAGCGGGAGCTCGGACTGCCCGAAGACGAGTACGAGATCCCGCTCGTGATTCAAGACCGGAGTATCGACGAGGACGGGTCGCTGTTCTATCCCTCGGCCGTTTCGGCGGACCGAGGCGGCGACGATTCGCACCCCGAGACGAGCATCGTTCCGGAGTTCTACGGGGACGTCCCGGTCGTCAACGGGAAGGCCTGGCCGCGGCTCTCCGTCGAACCCGAGACGTACCGGTTTCGACTCCTCAACGGGTCCAACAGCCGATATTACAATCTCGAGCTGCTCGAGTACGACGAGGCCACGGGCGAGACGGGCGGCGCGGGCCCGTCGTTCGTCCAGGTCGGGAACGACGGCGGCCTCCTCTCGGAGCCGGTCGAGATCGACGGCCGCCTCGAGATGGGGGTGGGACAGCGCGCCGACGTCGCCGTCGACTTCTCCGACTACGCGGGGGAGACGTTGCTGCTCCACAACGACGCACCGTCGCTGTACCGCGGTTCCGTCGATAACAGCGACGAGACGAAGCCGCTCTCCGAGATCGTGCTCGTCGACGTCGCGGAGTCGGGGTCGGCCGAGGAGCCCGAGACGGTGCCCGAGACGTTGACCGACGTCCCCGACCTCCGCGCCGAGTCGGTCGACCAGCACAGGCACCTCACGCTCGCCACGGGGAGCGACGAGTACGGTCGGATGAAACACTTCCTGGGGAACCGAGAGCAGTCGTCGGGGTACGCGCTCGACGATCCCGTCACCGAGGAGCCGGAGCTCGGGTCGACCGAGATCTGGAGCATCGCCAACAATACCGCGATGTCTCACCCCATGCACCTTCATCTCGTCCACTTCCAGGTGCTGGGACGAGAGTCGCTGAGCGACTACGATTCGGATACGGACGGCGTCGATCCGGACGCGCTCGAGTCGCCCGAGCCGTACGAACTGGGCTGGAACGACGTCGTCACCGTCGATCCCGCAGAGGTCGTTCACGTGATCGTTCACTTCGGGGAGTACGAGGGGCTATTCAACGACCAGACGGGCGAATACATGTGGCACTGTCACATGATCGAGCACGAGGACTACGACATGATGCGCCCCTTCAGGGTGCTGCCCGCTGACGACGACAGCGACGAGTAG
- a CDS encoding pyridoxal phosphate-dependent aminotransferase, translated as MTEFANRVEQVSISGIREVFEAASEDAINLGLGQPDFPTPAHARRGAIEAIESGHTDAYTSNKGTRSLREAISAKYDRDYGLEIDPADVIATSGGSEALHLVLQAHVDPGEEVIFPDPGFVSYDALTNIADGTPKPVPLREDLTLDPATVEEAITDDTAVFVVNSPANPTGAVQSEADMREFARIADEHDVLCLSDEVYEHIVFEGAHRSPMEFAETDNVVVVSACSKTYSMTGWRLGWVAASDRRIERMLRVHQYGQACASAPAQYAAEAALTGPQEPVEEMVETFERRRDLVVDGLEDAGLEVPTPEGAFYAMPKVPEGWCDEVLDRGVVVVPGDAFGEHGEGYARLSYATGTEDLKAALEIIDDATRAVQ; from the coding sequence ATGACCGAGTTCGCCAATCGGGTCGAGCAGGTGTCGATCAGCGGGATTCGCGAAGTGTTCGAAGCCGCCAGCGAGGACGCGATCAACCTCGGGCTGGGACAGCCGGACTTCCCGACGCCCGCCCACGCTCGCCGCGGGGCGATCGAAGCGATCGAATCGGGCCACACGGACGCCTACACGTCGAACAAGGGCACGCGCAGCCTCCGGGAAGCGATCTCGGCGAAGTACGACCGGGACTACGGCCTCGAGATCGATCCCGCGGACGTCATCGCGACCTCGGGCGGCAGCGAGGCGCTGCACCTCGTCCTGCAGGCCCACGTGGATCCGGGCGAGGAGGTCATCTTCCCGGATCCCGGCTTCGTCTCCTACGACGCCCTGACGAACATCGCCGACGGGACGCCCAAACCGGTGCCGCTGCGCGAGGACCTCACGCTCGATCCCGCGACCGTCGAGGAAGCCATCACCGACGACACCGCCGTCTTCGTCGTCAACAGCCCCGCGAACCCGACCGGCGCGGTCCAGAGCGAGGCGGATATGCGCGAGTTCGCCCGCATCGCCGACGAGCACGACGTGCTCTGTCTCTCCGACGAGGTCTACGAGCACATCGTCTTCGAGGGCGCACACCGCTCGCCGATGGAGTTCGCCGAGACCGACAACGTGGTCGTCGTCAGCGCCTGTTCGAAGACCTACTCGATGACCGGCTGGCGGCTGGGCTGGGTCGCCGCCTCCGACCGCCGCATCGAGCGGATGCTGCGCGTCCACCAGTACGGCCAGGCCTGCGCCTCCGCGCCCGCTCAGTACGCGGCCGAGGCGGCGCTCACGGGCCCCCAAGAGCCGGTCGAGGAGATGGTCGAGACGTTCGAACGGCGGCGCGACCTCGTCGTCGACGGCCTCGAGGACGCCGGCCTCGAGGTACCGACGCCGGAGGGGGCCTTCTACGCGATGCCGAAGGTGCCCGAGGGCTGGTGTGACGAGGTGCTGGACCGCGGCGTGGTCGTGGTGCCGGGCGACGCCTTCGGCGAACACGGCGAGGGGTACGCCCGACTCTCGTACGCGACGGGCACCGAGGATCTGAAGGCGGCCCTCGAGATCATCGACGACGCGACGCGGGCGGTGCAGTAA